The proteins below are encoded in one region of Nostoc sp. ATCC 53789:
- a CDS encoding leucine-rich repeat domain-containing protein yields the protein MTEEELLQVIEQAATESVTELDLCSNQLTALPPEIGQLTNLEFLYLSDNKLSSLPSEIGQLTNLQTLHLSNNKLSSLPNEIGQLTNLQTLHLYMNQLSSLPSEIGQLTNLEILYLYNNQLSSLPSEIGQLTNLQTLHLYMNQLSSFPIEIGNLSNLQMLNIERNKLSSFPIEIGNLSNLQMLNIERNKLSSFPIEIGQLTNLQTLNLEYNQLRSLPSEIGQLTNLQTLNLEYNQLSSVPSEIGQLTNLKILYLSNNQLSSVPSEIGQLTNLEILYLSNNQLSSVPSEIGQLTNLQTLDLNNNQLSSVPSEIGQLTNLQTLDLNNNQLSSVPSEIGQLTNLQTLDLNNNQLSSVPSEIGQLTNLQTLDLNNNQLSSVPSEIGQLTNLQTLDLNYNQLSSVPSEIGQLTNLKILYLSNNQLSSVPSEIGQLTNLQTLDLDSNQLSSVPSEIGQLTNLQTLDLDSNQLSSVPSEIGQLTNLQTLDLNNNQLSSFPIEIGQLTNLQTLHLDSNQLSSLPSEIGQLTNLQMLHLDSNQLSSLPSEIGQLTNLQILHLNNNQRSSLPSEIGQILNLRKFFLENNRQRNNTTFLRKNWKNTNFTNSISDGNKISILPREIGQLTNLKMLLIEGNQLSSLPSEIKQLRNLKILRLQQNPLPIPPEILELNDVNEIIDFYFRVQDPAETEPFYEAKFLIIGEGGAGKTSLAKKIENENYELQSDEESTQGIDVIQWHFTQPNGKEFRVNIWDFGGQEIYHQTHQFFLTERSLYALVVDTRQENTDFYWWLKVVELLSDNSPVIIIKNEKQGRQCEVNERQLRGEFTNLKEVLVTNLADNRGLAEIKNTIQLYMSKLTHIGTPLPKLWVKVRVAIENYPRNYISLEEYCRLCRVNNLTDPQDMLRLSRYLHDLGVCLHFQDDPTLKHYVILKPEWGTVAVYKVLDNSTVKKNLGCFTKENLKDIWQEVEYAEMRDELLQLMMRFKLCYPIPNRHDHYIAPQLLDLNQPEYSWETSNNLILRYKYEFMPKGVLTRFIVETHPWVEQQKLVWRTGVVLNKDQTRAEIIEQYNQKEIKIRVTGNRKKELLAVVTHELEKIHQSFERLQYHTLVPCNCKKCEGSPKPYSYPLENLHKRLKAGRYQIECDNSYEMVDVRKLIDDVNLQPLGAEQELNPGSVILQQELSKDRDKSFKNQTIMNYHDFQILVTEDSTIRASSEQGEESGKLQLDRNAIELALGLMESRQTNAKLLKGVGSQLYQALFPTKIHGQLRATIAGAQADGYEVRLRLVFKSAELAALPWEFLYDEATNTFLANNTQTVLSRYIDVPLQKRDLKAASLPLKILLVISSPTNLPQLDVLEEERLIREALAKHIDAGQIELDVLQEATIRNINQKLREKPYNVFHFIGHGVFENHKGSIALVDTDGKNKLLNEEDFANFFLGNRSLGLAVLNSCQGAAVSSQQVFAGIAPNLVRRGISAVVAMQYSILDTTAKLFADEFYRTLALGWPVDAAIQTTRNAISIEVGVEKPDFGTPVLYMRAKDGIILSGL from the coding sequence ATGACCGAGGAAGAACTGCTACAGGTGATTGAACAAGCAGCAACAGAGAGTGTAACGGAACTTGACCTCTGTAGTAACCAGTTAACTGCTTTACCGCCTGAGATTGGACAACTTACAAATTTGGAATTCCTTTATCTCAGTGACAATAAATTAAGCAGCCTGCCAAGTGAAATTGGTCAACTCACTAACTTGCAAACGCTCCATCTTAGTAACAATAAACTAAGCAGCCTGCCAAATGAAATTGGTCAACTCACTAACTTGCAAACGCTCCATCTTTACATGAATCAACTGAGCAGCTTGCCAAGTGAGATTGGTCAACTCACTAACTTGGAAATACTCTACTTATACAACAATCAATTAAGCAGTCTGCCAAGCGAAATTGGTCAACTCACTAACTTGCAAACGCTCCATCTTTACATGAATCAACTGAGCAGTTTTCCCATTGAAATTGGAAACCTCAGTAACTTGCAAATGCTCAATATTGAACGCAATAAATTAAGCAGTTTTCCCATTGAAATTGGAAACCTCAGTAACTTGCAAATGCTCAATATTGAACGCAATAAATTAAGCAGTTTTCCCATTGAAATTGGTCAACTGACTAATTTGCAAACGCTTAATCTTGAATACAATCAACTAAGGAGTCTGCCAAGCGAAATTGGTCAACTCACTAACTTGCAAACGCTTAATCTTGAATACAATCAATTAAGTAGTGTGCCAAGCGAAATTGGTCAACTCACTAACTTGAAAATACTCTACTTATCCAACAATCAATTAAGTAGTGTGCCAAGCGAAATTGGTCAACTGACTAACTTGGAAATACTCTACTTATCCAACAATCAATTAAGTAGTGTGCCAAGCGAAATTGGTCAACTGACTAACTTGCAAACGCTAGACCTAAATAACAATCAACTAAGTAGTGTGCCAAGCGAAATTGGTCAACTGACTAACTTGCAAACGCTAGACCTAAATAACAATCAACTAAGTAGTGTGCCAAGCGAAATTGGTCAACTGACTAACTTGCAAACGCTAGACCTAAATAACAATCAACTAAGTAGTGTGCCAAGCGAAATTGGTCAACTGACTAACTTGCAAACGCTAGACCTAAATAACAATCAACTAAGTAGTGTGCCAAGCGAAATTGGTCAACTGACTAACTTGCAAACGCTAGACCTCAATTACAATCAACTAAGTAGTGTGCCAAGCGAAATTGGTCAACTCACTAACTTGAAAATACTCTACTTATCCAACAATCAATTAAGTAGTGTGCCAAGCGAAATTGGTCAACTGACTAACTTGCAAACGCTAGACCTCGATTCCAATCAACTAAGTAGTGTGCCAAGCGAAATTGGCCAACTGACTAACTTGCAAACGCTAGACCTCGATTCCAATCAACTAAGTAGTGTGCCAAGCGAAATTGGTCAACTGACTAACTTGCAAACGCTAGACCTAAATAACAATCAACTAAGCAGTTTTCCCATTGAAATTGGTCAACTAACTAACTTGCAAACGCTACACCTCGATTCCAATCAACTAAGCAGTCTGCCAAGCGAAATTGGTCAACTAACTAACTTGCAAATGCTACACCTCGATTCCAATCAACTAAGCAGTCTGCCAAGCGAAATTGGTCAACTAACTAACTTGCAAATACTACACCTAAATAACAATCAACGGAGCAGTCTGCCAAGCGAAATTGGTCAAATACTTAATTTAAGAAAGTTTTTTCTAGAGAATAACCGACAAAGGAACAACACTACATTTTTAAGGAAAAACTGGAAAAATACTAACTTTACTAATAGTATTTCTGATGGGAATAAAATTAGTATTTTACCTAGAGAAATTGGACAACTTACTAACTTAAAAATGCTTTTAATTGAAGGCAATCAACTAAGCAGTTTACCAAGCGAAATCAAACAATTGCGAAATTTAAAGATCCTGCGTCTTCAGCAGAATCCACTTCCTATTCCACCGGAAATTTTGGAGTTGAACGATGTAAACGAAATTATTGATTTTTATTTTCGAGTACAAGATCCAGCCGAAACTGAACCCTTCTACGAAGCAAAATTCTTGATTATCGGCGAAGGGGGAGCCGGTAAAACCTCCTTAGCTAAAAAAATTGAAAACGAAAATTACGAACTTCAATCAGATGAGGAATCAACCCAAGGTATCGATGTAATTCAATGGCATTTTACACAACCTAATGGCAAAGAATTTCGCGTTAATATATGGGATTTTGGTGGTCAAGAAATTTACCACCAAACCCACCAGTTTTTTCTCACTGAGCGTTCTCTCTATGCTTTAGTGGTAGATACTCGTCAAGAAAACACAGATTTTTACTGGTGGCTAAAAGTTGTTGAGCTTTTGAGCGATAATAGCCCAGTTATAATTATTAAAAATGAAAAACAAGGCCGTCAGTGTGAAGTCAATGAACGCCAGTTGCGAGGAGAATTCACTAATTTAAAAGAAGTTTTAGTAACTAACTTAGCTGATAATCGCGGTTTAGCCGAAATCAAAAACACAATTCAGCTTTACATGAGCAAGCTTACCCATATTGGTACACCCTTACCAAAACTTTGGGTGAAAGTTAGAGTAGCCATAGAAAATTACCCTCGCAACTATATTAGTCTTGAAGAATATTGTCGGCTTTGTCGAGTCAATAATTTAACTGATCCTCAAGATATGCTGCGGCTGAGTCGCTATCTACATGACCTTGGTGTTTGTCTGCACTTTCAAGACGATCCTACACTTAAACACTATGTTATTCTTAAACCAGAATGGGGTACTGTTGCTGTCTACAAAGTATTAGACAATAGCACAGTTAAGAAAAACTTGGGCTGTTTTACCAAAGAGAATCTTAAAGATATTTGGCAAGAGGTTGAATATGCCGAGATGCGAGATGAACTGCTGCAACTAATGATGCGGTTCAAACTTTGCTATCCAATTCCTAATCGCCACGACCACTATATTGCGCCCCAATTACTTGATCTAAACCAACCTGAATACTCTTGGGAAACTTCCAATAATTTAATTTTGCGCTACAAATACGAATTTATGCCTAAAGGTGTTCTCACGCGCTTCATTGTTGAAACACACCCTTGGGTTGAACAGCAAAAACTCGTTTGGAGAACAGGTGTTGTCCTCAACAAAGATCAAACTCGTGCTGAAATAATTGAACAATATAATCAGAAAGAAATTAAAATCCGTGTAACAGGAAATCGTAAGAAAGAATTACTGGCAGTTGTCACTCATGAATTAGAAAAAATCCACCAATCTTTTGAGCGTTTACAGTATCACACTCTTGTTCCTTGTAACTGTAAAAAGTGTGAAGGAAGCCCAAAACCTTATTCCTACCCTTTGGAAAATTTACATAAACGATTGAAAGCTGGTCGCTATCAGATTGAGTGCGATAATAGCTATGAAATGGTTGATGTCCGTAAGCTCATTGATGATGTCAATTTGCAACCACTGGGTGCAGAACAGGAATTAAATCCCGGATCTGTAATACTACAACAAGAATTGTCCAAGGATAGAGATAAATCATTCAAAAATCAAACCATTATGAATTATCACGATTTTCAAATATTAGTGACCGAAGACAGCACGATTCGCGCTTCCTCAGAACAAGGCGAAGAGTCAGGAAAATTGCAATTAGATAGGAATGCAATTGAATTAGCATTGGGGCTGATGGAGTCTCGACAGACAAATGCTAAGTTACTCAAAGGAGTAGGTAGCCAACTTTACCAAGCACTTTTTCCCACAAAGATTCACGGTCAATTGCGAGCGACAATTGCAGGTGCACAAGCTGATGGATATGAAGTGCGTTTGCGTTTAGTATTCAAATCTGCGGAGCTAGCTGCCTTACCTTGGGAATTTCTTTACGATGAAGCAACTAACACTTTCCTAGCTAATAATACCCAAACCGTTCTCTCGCGTTATATTGACGTTCCATTACAGAAGCGTGACCTTAAAGCCGCTAGTCTACCACTCAAAATCTTGCTAGTTATCTCTAGTCCTACTAACTTACCCCAGTTGGATGTTCTTGAGGAAGAACGCCTGATCCGTGAAGCACTGGCAAAACACATAGATGCAGGTCAAATTGAGTTAGATGTACTACAAGAAGCCACCATCCGCAACATCAATCAAAAGCTGCGCGAAAAGCCCTATAACGTTTTCCACTTTATTGGTCACGGTGTCTTTGAAAACCACAAAGGCTCCATTGCTTTGGTAGATACTGATGGTAAAAACAAGTTGTTAAATGAAGAGGATTTCGCTAATTTCTTCTTAGGCAACCGTAGTCTGGGGTTAGCTGTACTAAATTCTTGTCAAGGTGCAGCGGTGTCTTCTCAGCAAGTATTTGCAGGTATAGCACCTAACCTAGTGCGGCGAGGAATATCCGCAGTAGTTGCCATGCAATATTCTATCCTCGACACCACTGCAAAGCTGTTTGCTGATGAGTTTTACCGCACACTCGCACTAGGTTGGCCCGTAGACGCAGCCATCCAAACAACCCGCAATGCTATTTCTATAGAAGTCGGAGTAGAGAAACCTGACTTTGGAACACCAGTACTTTATATGCGGGCTAAAGATGGAATTATCCTGAGTGGGTTATAG
- a CDS encoding tyrosine-type recombinase/integrase: MNPLFRRLNNDEYRSREYLTWEEMKILIKAAGERGRHRVRDPALLLLSFRHGLRPGEAATMKWDAVMLERKVIYIKRLKGSQSGNHPMQQDEVDLLGQLKRIYANSYFVFPNERGKSLSVDGIEKIVKRAAEKAGLQIKVHPHMFRHSCGYFLAEQNRSTRDIQSYLGHKQIQNTVRYTAENPRRFEHFDWQWEQPF; encoded by the coding sequence ATGAACCCTTTGTTTCGGCGCTTGAATAATGATGAATATCGGAGCCGGGAGTATTTGACTTGGGAGGAGATGAAAATATTGATTAAGGCGGCGGGGGAGCGGGGTCGGCATAGGGTTAGAGATCCGGCATTGCTACTGCTGTCATTTCGGCATGGGCTGCGACCGGGGGAGGCAGCGACGATGAAATGGGATGCAGTCATGTTAGAGCGAAAGGTGATCTATATCAAGCGGCTCAAGGGGAGTCAAAGTGGGAATCACCCGATGCAACAGGATGAAGTGGATTTGTTGGGGCAGCTAAAGCGGATTTATGCCAATAGTTATTTTGTTTTCCCAAATGAGAGGGGGAAGTCACTGTCGGTGGATGGGATTGAGAAGATTGTGAAACGTGCTGCGGAAAAAGCCGGATTGCAGATTAAGGTGCATCCGCACATGTTTAGGCACAGTTGCGGTTATTTTTTGGCAGAGCAGAATCGCTCAACTAGGGATATTCAGAGTTACTTGGGGCATAAACAGATTCAAAATACTGTTCGCTATACGGCGGAGAATCCCAGGCGATTTGAGCATTTTGATTGGCAGTGGGAGCAGCCTTTTTAA
- a CDS encoding putative toxin-antitoxin system toxin component, PIN family, producing MTNNRRFVFDTNVLISAFLFSQSKPRQALEQATVIGVIVLSSSVLSELEEVLYRPKFDRYLTKERRQEFLEDLTENAQFIDVTEQINECRDPKDNKYLELALSGQAECIVTGDDDLLVLNPWRGIEILTVQEFLASK from the coding sequence ATGACGAATAATCGACGGTTCGTATTTGATACGAATGTGCTGATTAGCGCATTTTTGTTTAGTCAAAGCAAGCCACGTCAGGCATTAGAACAAGCTACTGTTATTGGCGTTATCGTATTATCAAGTTCTGTGTTATCGGAATTAGAAGAGGTTTTATATCGTCCCAAATTTGATAGATATCTCACCAAAGAAAGGCGGCAAGAATTTCTAGAAGATTTAACAGAAAACGCTCAGTTTATTGACGTGACTGAGCAGATTAATGAATGCCGAGATCCCAAAGATAACAAATATTTGGAATTAGCACTCAGTGGTCAAGCAGAGTGTATTGTTACCGGAGATGATGATTTGCTAGTGTTAAACCCCTGGAGGGGCATTGAAATTCTGACTGTTCAAGAATTTTTGGCTTCTAAGTAG
- a CDS encoding helix-turn-helix transcriptional regulator encodes MPVRNTVKAFIDARGITPYQFGKETGIAQGTAYALYNNPEQRPSPSVLDKICDFYQVQPSVFLEWVNPTKEKDK; translated from the coding sequence ATGCCAGTGCGTAACACAGTAAAAGCTTTTATTGATGCGAGGGGTATAACTCCTTATCAATTTGGTAAGGAAACAGGAATTGCTCAGGGAACTGCCTACGCCCTCTATAACAACCCAGAGCAGCGGCCAAGCCCTAGCGTTTTAGATAAAATTTGTGATTTTTACCAGGTGCAGCCAAGTGTATTTCTAGAATGGGTTAACCCAACAAAGGAGAAGGACAAATGA
- a CDS encoding DUF3854 domain-containing protein has translation MNHTQTTATLTANRLTDRHYKECVTNRGLCPEWIAVNCRSMEIKEATQRLGYTALSAGIWLEGSNGFGQYRPNKPWKSPDEKKAAKYRTATREEYDAMLPRHPHNPGYWKDLEALKALCYHINGHPCLLLSEGLFKAIAGCSNGFPTVALAGVEQGLTSAKNDPQSKRYLVDTLELLARAKFGWIIAFDADESSKANKNVIAAQRKLACQLAKFKVPVYIATGLWSAAEGKGMDDYIQANGSDAFRDKVLAKAVNLETWERQFQEEESDSKTLSESAFAAQIADNYRARLAWHVANKAWYWYEAQNKLGVWGEIPHEEAQDIVVTELRSLKPHFSYRFVANTLNLLKGDLRINHWEVCPGYICLQDCVLDVNTLKEYPHAPGYRMLTQLPFKWSDRSIGCDPIQEWLLEICEGQESWVQVIRAAINATITERGGKMQRYLELIGAGGTGKGTLLRLVQDLVGKDNYAITTLKQLEQNRFETASFYGKKLICITDSERYTGDVSVFKAITGYDDLRHEKKGVQQTGSFKFDGVVMVAANEAMQSTDYTNATARRRLSMPFNRVIPPHQRRDLMEEFAPYLPGFLSWVLSMPEAEIKDYFVDTNNKVSSLAAFSKEILMETNPLANWADECLYYDPNAVTGIGDISQSADEFLYANYAQWANNNGQGTMNKQRFSSTLLNLLKAQLLIDAEKRKTNRGRFITCIAIRKPGHDFPLLISTSDDLNKKSDDLVTTLVTTQTLDSDGLLQSDDLLIKKIEDQGNNQCYLMPFPREQNEGDTSSLSSNHSPDSVSGRHEVVTVTTSQPDEVVTTPSLTQQMINNWDDKPSLGQLVMSLKVEELRQAVAGFNNDQLQHIKDAANSVWRLGAESLADYNGELVYIWECGQSNDIRIGTKQKPGVKVRRAHLRPWLGI, from the coding sequence GTGAATCATACACAGACAACTGCAACGCTGACTGCTAATAGACTTACAGACAGACATTATAAGGAGTGCGTAACAAACCGGGGCTTGTGTCCTGAGTGGATAGCTGTTAACTGTCGCTCAATGGAAATCAAAGAAGCGACCCAGCGCTTAGGATACACAGCGCTTTCTGCTGGCATCTGGCTAGAAGGAAGCAACGGTTTTGGGCAGTACCGCCCTAACAAGCCCTGGAAAAGCCCAGACGAGAAGAAAGCGGCCAAATATCGGACAGCCACCAGGGAAGAATACGATGCAATGCTACCCCGTCATCCTCATAATCCAGGCTACTGGAAGGATTTAGAGGCGCTCAAAGCACTTTGCTATCACATAAACGGTCATCCCTGCTTACTTCTCTCTGAGGGGCTATTTAAGGCGATCGCCGGCTGTTCTAACGGATTCCCCACAGTTGCCCTCGCTGGTGTTGAACAGGGATTAACATCCGCCAAAAATGACCCACAAAGCAAACGTTACCTAGTCGATACCTTAGAATTGTTAGCCCGTGCTAAGTTTGGATGGATTATTGCATTTGATGCTGACGAATCCAGCAAGGCTAACAAAAATGTGATTGCAGCACAGAGAAAACTGGCTTGTCAATTAGCTAAGTTTAAAGTGCCTGTGTACATTGCCACGGGCTTATGGAGTGCAGCAGAGGGGAAAGGAATGGACGATTATATTCAGGCCAACGGTAGCGACGCTTTTAGGGACAAGGTGTTAGCTAAGGCTGTTAACTTAGAAACTTGGGAACGTCAGTTTCAAGAAGAAGAGAGCGACAGCAAAACCTTGTCAGAGTCGGCTTTTGCGGCACAAATAGCAGACAATTACCGCGCAAGACTGGCTTGGCACGTAGCTAATAAAGCATGGTACTGGTATGAGGCACAAAATAAGCTCGGTGTTTGGGGTGAAATTCCCCATGAGGAAGCGCAAGACATCGTAGTTACAGAATTGCGATCGCTGAAACCACATTTTAGTTATCGTTTTGTTGCTAATACGCTGAATCTCCTCAAGGGTGATTTAAGGATTAATCACTGGGAGGTGTGCCCCGGCTACATCTGTTTACAAGATTGTGTACTAGATGTTAATACCCTGAAAGAATACCCCCACGCTCCGGGTTATAGAATGCTGACTCAGTTGCCCTTTAAGTGGTCTGACCGTAGTATCGGCTGTGACCCGATTCAGGAATGGCTACTAGAAATTTGCGAAGGACAAGAAAGCTGGGTGCAAGTAATTCGCGCTGCAATCAACGCCACCATCACCGAGCGGGGCGGCAAGATGCAAAGATATCTAGAGTTAATCGGCGCTGGCGGCACTGGCAAAGGTACATTACTGAGACTGGTGCAAGACCTAGTAGGTAAAGATAACTACGCCATCACAACACTTAAGCAACTAGAACAGAATCGCTTTGAGACTGCCTCGTTCTACGGCAAGAAGCTAATTTGTATCACTGATTCTGAACGCTACACAGGAGATGTCAGCGTATTTAAAGCCATCACAGGCTATGACGACCTGCGACACGAGAAAAAAGGGGTACAGCAAACAGGCAGTTTTAAATTTGATGGTGTGGTGATGGTAGCAGCAAATGAAGCGATGCAAAGCACCGATTACACGAACGCCACCGCCCGCCGTCGTCTCTCGATGCCCTTTAATCGTGTTATTCCTCCCCATCAGCGCCGTGACTTGATGGAAGAGTTCGCGCCCTATCTTCCTGGTTTCCTGTCCTGGGTGTTGTCCATGCCAGAAGCAGAAATTAAGGATTATTTTGTCGATACAAACAACAAAGTATCGTCACTGGCTGCATTCAGCAAAGAAATCCTCATGGAGACTAATCCACTGGCTAACTGGGCTGACGAATGTTTGTACTATGACCCCAATGCAGTAACGGGTATTGGAGACATCAGCCAAAGCGCCGATGAATTTCTCTATGCCAATTACGCTCAATGGGCCAACAACAACGGGCAAGGAACAATGAACAAGCAACGTTTTTCTAGTACGTTGCTGAACTTGCTGAAAGCTCAACTCTTAATTGACGCAGAAAAACGCAAAACCAACAGGGGACGGTTTATCACCTGCATTGCAATCCGCAAGCCGGGACATGATTTCCCTCTTTTAATTTCTACTAGTGACGACCTCAATAAAAAGAGTGACGACCTAGTGACGACCTTGGTGACGACTCAAACCCTTGATAGTGACGGACTTTTACAAAGTGACGACCTTTTAATCAAAAAAATAGAAGATCAGGGCAACAACCAATGCTACTTGATGCCATTTCCTAGAGAGCAGAATGAGGGGGATACGTCGTCACTTTCATCAAATCATTCACCAGACAGTGTTTCAGGTCGTCACGAGGTCGTCACTGTGACGACTTCACAGCCCGATGAGGTCGTCACTACTCCATCTCTCACCCAACAGATGATTAATAACTGGGATGATAAGCCGTCACTTGGTCAGCTTGTAATGTCGCTAAAAGTTGAGGAACTACGCCAAGCTGTTGCAGGATTTAATAATGACCAACTGCAACACATTAAGGATGCAGCTAATAGCGTGTGGCGACTCGGCGCGGAATCATTAGCTGATTACAACGGCGAACTAGTTTACATCTGGGAGTGCGGACAATCAAACGATATCCGCATCGGTACTAAGCAAAAGCCAGGAGTGAAGGTTAGACGCGCTCATCTACGTCCTTGGTTGGGCATTTGA